TTGGTGTCACTAGAAAGATAAGATTAGAAGCAATTAggggaaacaattttgattgcTCCTCCTTAAGtgaacatttttatgatttttcatgCGCGTGTTGTGTTTTACCTTATTTTCTGCCCTTAACAGGCCATGAGAATAtcattttgatttcatttgattAATTTACAATAAAGTAAACTAAGTACATGAAtcgcgtagctccagtatgcattcacaattcAAAGGAGCTATAAGGATAAAATTgcgttttcttgacgactggtcgaatgacatttctagtgcGAAAAGTGCAGCACTTTCTCTCCCGTGTGGAAAAAATcgaacttttctcattcgaagtgtcactttttatgttttcgaatATGGTATGGCGAAttgatgttttcgtttcgtggagaaaaacggcAAAGCACACCGTGCACGCATGAGAAACGCtgtgttcacctctggaaGAATTAGGAAATTCAAACTCGAGCAAAATTACGGCTCTCGcatcgctctggccgcaattatttttggaattttctattttctcccctcggtaaacaaataatcaattttattcagGGAAGATCTGCGAATCCCATTATATTCCGGAGTTTTTGCCAGAATCAGATTATATCTGGGTAATGGTAGCCTTCCCGCATCCAATGACTTACTTGGACAAGGACAATATTGGAAATCCTACTATAATTCCGCAGACGGCAAGGGAACTGTGGCAGACTTTGTACAACGagtaaatgaaatgaacaaaaaccATGGTTCTGATTGCAACATGTGCCAAGGTAGAATGAATCTGGCGATTCTTATGGATGGATCGGGAAGTATTGGTTCTGGAGATTACATACACGCAAAAGAGGCAGCTAAGGCATTGAttggtacattttcaaatgattcgGTAGACGTCGGTTATGTATTGTTCAGTGATGGGACAAACGTTATATTTCCATTGAAAAGCAATCTGACCAGAGATCAAATGAAAGAAGAAATTGATAAATCAACATATCCAGATGGATCGACACGAACTGATCTTGGTATTAATGTAGGTGTTACAATACTTGGGAAGGCCGATAATATCACTGGTGAGTATATGTCACTACCAAGGCACTGAtgatttcaaaattcttttattcccATACACCAGGCGTCCATAAAGTGATGGTCATACTCACAGATGGCAAACCTGATTACGCTGATCAAGCCATTTCTGCAGCTGCACAAGCAAAGCTATCCAATATCACCATATTCGCCATTGGCATTGGTTCAGATATTGATGAAAAGATTCTGAAAGAATTGGCCAGTAAAGAATCGTACGTGGTACCAGTTGCTTCTTACGATCGGCTTGTTGAATTCATTGACGTGATTAACAGTGGAGCATGTAGTGTGCCACAAACTCCCGATATTGGTACGAAGGTGAAAAAGGATCAGCTCAGTAAAAATGAGAAACGATTCTTCAAGTATCAATTACCAAAAACTGGCATTACAGTTAAAGTTGAAAATGTCAAAGGGAACACTCGAGGTACAACATTTATTTaggaaatattcaaaatatttcgtgACCGATGCAAACCTATTTTAGGCTTCTATTCCTACTCCAACGAAAACCCTTCATCGGCAATAAATGATGGCCAGTTCACCGAGGATATCTTCATACCATCCGTGAAGCTTGATAATCGAAAAGTCAAGagagacattgaaaacaacGGTTCAGTGCATATAACTATGCAAGGTCAGGAGGATGCCAATGTGTACAATTTGGACACAATTGAAGGAAATCAAGCAAGTGGAGGTGACCAACTGATCACTAGCATGCTGACCATCACTGCAATGTTCTTCgtattcattttcttctcttgaATTGGTTTCAtgtcagaaaaatatttccaattaaTCTATAGAATTAAATTGTACTTGTTCTAATGAAAGGTTTACAAAATCGGATTTGCTTATTCTTTTTCgagacaaacattttgtaccTCACATCGAGGACATTTTCATTGGCTGATTTGTAGAGGCTCCAATATGGTAAACAAGAAATCCGTTAACTTCTAAaagttctagaactgggaagatgGTGGACCATGAGGAGCGGTAGTACTTTGGGAACCAAAACACGACCgtaaaaccgtaaagcacttattgggccacagctcgggaagggtcgatccaaaatcactcatcttcgaacttagcctgtcttttgacattaccgaacggaaaaaaaaaaagaattttcaaaatcggatgcgttttactcaagttatcgtgcagacggacagacggacagacggacttttttttcattgatttggcatctctagacaaccacaataggtttccccttactcagggagtccaattcgacgtgttacggacgtatgcgtaaacgcataagaccccagtacttcgtacgggtctaaaaaggtGACACGAAGTTATGAAAATCGGTTTTGACTTCTCTTACATACGAAAAGCATCACCTATCGTTCTACGGCCGAGTAGCACCAAGGTTctaaaagaacaggttaagacacatctgagttgatcacgaaagCATTGactcacaaattttgacaaatagatgctttttattgaacagactcattacagattgtttgaaatgcgaacttgataaaaactttttttttcttcaaattatttcaaacaatctgtaatgagtctgttcaataaaaagcatctatttgtcaaaatgtgtgtgtcaccgccttcgtgggtgtcttaacctgttctttcagaaccttgagtAGCACAACTTACGTCCCCACTGAGGACTGTATCTTGTAATGAAGTGAACCAAATTTCATAATCTTATTTTTCTTCGGCAATATATAATG
The sequence above is a segment of the Bradysia coprophila strain Holo2 unplaced genomic scaffold, BU_Bcop_v1 contig_70, whole genome shotgun sequence genome. Coding sequences within it:
- the LOC119083876 gene encoding collagen alpha-1(XXI) chain-like, whose translation is MNKNHGSDCNMCQGRMNLAILMDGSGSIGSGDYIHAKEAAKALIGTFSNDSVDVGYVLFSDGTNVIFPLKSNLTRDQMKEEIDKSTYPDGSTRTDLGINVGVTILGKADNITGVHKVMVILTDGKPDYADQAISAAAQAKLSNITIFAIGIGSDIDEKILKELASKESYVVPVASYDRLVEFIDVINSGACSVPQTPDIGTKVKKDQLSKNEKRFFKYQLPKTGITVKVENVKGNTRGFYSYSNENPSSAINDGQFTEDIFIPSVKLDNRKVKRDIENNGSVHITMQGQEDANVYNLDTIEGNQASGGDQLITSMLTITAMFFVFIFFS